One region of Peromyscus eremicus chromosome 4, PerEre_H2_v1, whole genome shotgun sequence genomic DNA includes:
- the LOC131908279 gene encoding olfactory receptor 5L1-like produces the protein MVEGNCTTVTHFILLGFSDVPELSVLLSLVFLLIYGVTVLANLGMTALIQVSSQLHTPMYFFLSHLSFVDFCYSSIIVPKMLANIFNKDKAISFLACMVQFYLFCTCVVTEVFLLAVMAYDRFVAICNPLLYMVIMSPKLRMVLVSGCYLCASVCSLIHLCLALEIPSFKANVINHFFCDIPPLLSLACSDVTVNKVVLFVVATFNESLSIVIIFTSYLFILITILRMRSAEGRHKAFSTCASHLTAITVFHGTILSIYCSSTSDNTGDADKVATVFYTVVIPMLNPLIYSLRNKDVKGALRKFVNSKIYA, from the coding sequence ATGGTTGAGGGAAACTGcaccactgtgacacacttcatTCTCTTGGGGTTTTCAGATGTCCCTGAGTTGAGTGTTCTCCTCTCTTTGGTGTTTCTTCTCATTTATGGAGTCACTGTCTTGGCCAACCTGGGCATGACTGCCCTGATTCAGGTCAGCTCTCAACTTcacacacccatgtacttttTCCTCAGTCACCTGTCCTTTGTGGATTTCTGCTACTCCTCCATCATTGTGCCTAAAATGCTGGCTAATATTTTCAACAAGGACAAAGCCATATCATTCCTGGCTTGTATGGTCCAATTCTATTTGTTTTGCACCTGTGTGGTCACTGAAGTCTTTCTGCTGGCtgtgatggcctatgaccgcttcGTGGCCATTTGTAACCCACTACTGTACATGGTCATCATGTCCCCAAAGCTCCGCATGGTACTGGTATCTGGCTGCTACCTCTGTGCATCAGTGTGTTCTCTGATTCACTTGTGCTTAGCCCTTGAGATCCCATCATTTAAGGCAAATGTGATCAACCACTTCTTCTGTGATATACCTCCTCTCTTAAGTCTTGCTTGCAGTGATGTCACCGTTAATAAGGTGGTGCTGTTTGTTGTAGCCACCTTCAATGAGAGCTTGAGTATTGTGATCATCTTCACCTCCTACTTGTTTATCCTCATCACCATCCTGAGAATGCGCTCTGCAGAGGGGAGACACAAAGCCTTTTCTACCTGTGCCTCCCATCTCACAGccatcactgtcttccatggaACAATTCTTTCCATTTATTGTTCTTCCACTTCAGACAACACTGGGGATGCTGATAAAGTGGCCACAGTGTTCTACACTGTAGTGATTCCCATGCTGAACCCCTTGATCTACAGCCTCAGAAACAAGGATGTAAAAGGTGCTCTCAGGAAATTTGTGAACTCTAAGATATATGCCTAA
- the LOC131908280 gene encoding olfactory receptor 5D18-like yields the protein MLLSERNNSWAMFTLLGFSDYPELKVPLFLVFLTIYSITVVGNIGMILIIRINPKLHTPMYFFLSHLSFVDFCYSSIIAPKMLVDLVARNRTISFIECIVQYFLFCIFVVTEAFLLVVMAYDRFVAICNPLLYTVVMSQKLCVTLVVGSYAWGLTCSLTLTGSIVQLSFYGVNRIDHFFCEFSSLLALSSSDTHISQLLLFIFATFNAVSTLLLILLSYLFIVVTVLKMHSASGRRKAFSTCASHLTAITIFHGTILFLFCVPNSNNTRLTVKVGSVFYTVVIPMLNPFIYSLRNKDVQDTVTKIMTMIPHVKNDRHN from the coding sequence ATGTTGCTATCAGAAAGAAACAATAGTTGGGCCATGTTCACCCTCTTGGGCTTCTCAGATTACCCAGAACTGAAAGTTCCTCTCTTCTTGGTGTTTCTCACCATCTACAGCATCACTGTGGTAGGCAATATCGGCATGATCCTCATCATCAGAATCAACCCCAAactgcacacccccatgtacttcttcctcagtcACCTGTCCTTTGTGGATTTCTGCTATTCTTCCATCATTGCTCCCAAGATGCTGGTGGACCTTGTTGCAAGAAACAGAACCATTTCATTTATAGAGTGCATAGTacaatactttttattttgtatctttGTGGTAACTGAAGCCTTTTTATTAGTGGTTATGGCCTATGACCGGTTTGTGGCCATCTGCAACCCTCTGCTTTACACTGTAGTTATGTCCCAGAAACTCTGTGTCACACTGGTGGTGGGATCCTATGCATGGGGTCTCACATGTTCCTTGACACTGACAGGTTCTATTGTGCAATTATCTTTTTATGGTGTCAATAGAATTGATCATTTCTTCTGTGAATTCTCTTCATTGCTAGCCCTTTCTTCCTCTGATACTCACATCAGTCAATTACTGCTCTTCATTTTTGCCACTTTTAATGCTGTCAGCACACTCCTGCTCATCCTGTTGTCTTACCTATTCATTGTTGTTACTGTCCTCAAGATGCATTCAGCCAGTGGTCGTCGTAAGGCTTTCTCCACCTGTGCATCCCACCTGACAGCCATCACCATCTTCCATGgcaccattttatttcttttttgtgtgcCCAACTCTAATAACACCAGGCTCACAGTCAAAGTGGGCTCTGTGTTTTATACAGTGGTGATCCCCATGCTGAATCCCTTTATCTACAGTCTTAGAAATAAGGATGTCCAAGACACAGTCACCAAAATAATGACCATGATACCACATGTTAAGAATGATAGACACAATTAA
- the LOC131907781 gene encoding olfactory receptor 5D18-like, with product MSLTYGNNSGPMFTLLGFSDYPELKVPLFLVFLTIYIITVVGNIGIILIIRINSKLHTPMYFFLSHLSFVDFCYSSVIAPKMLVNLVARDRTISFIECIVQYFFFAIFVVTESILLVAMAYDRFVAICSPLLYTVTMSQKVCISLVVGSYAWGLTCSLTMTCSAVQLSFVGFNVIDHFFCEFASLLALSCSDTHFNQILLFSLSTVNAISTLLIILLSYMFILVTILKMQSSSGRHKAFSTCASHLDTITIFYGTILFLYSVPNSKNSKLTFKVASLFYTLVIPMVNPLIYSVRNKDVKDTIRKIMDIKFIIFLHSSSRDL from the coding sequence ATGTCGTTGACATATGGAAATAACAGTGGGCCTATGTTCACTCTCTTGGGCTTCTCAGATTACCCGGAACTGAAAGTCCCTCTCTTCTTGGTGTTTCTCACCATCTACATCATCACTGTGGTAGGTAACATTGGCATAATCCTCATCATCAGAATTAACTCTAAGCTAcacacccccatgtacttcttccttagCCATCTttcctttgtggatttctgttatTCCTCTGTCATAGCTCCTAAGATGCTGGTGAACCTTGTTGCAAGAGACAGAACCATTTCCTTTATAGAATGCATAGTACAATACTTTTTCTTTGCTATCTTTGTGGTAACTGAATCCATTCTATTAGTGGCTATGGCCTATGACCGGTTTGTGGCCATCTGCAGCCCACTGCTTTACACAGTAACCATGTCCCAGAAAGTCTGCATCAGTCTGGTGGTGGGATCATATGCATGGGGACTGACATGCTCCTTGACAATGACATGTTCTGCTGTGCAGTTATCTTTTGTTGGTTTCAACGTGATTGATCATTTCTTCTGTGAGTTCGCTTCACTACTAGCCCTGTCCTGCTCCGACACTCATTTTAACCAAATACTTCTGTTCTCACTTTCCACTGTGAATGCCATCAGCACTCTTCTCATTATCCTCCTGTCATATATGTTCATCCTTGTCACCATACTCAAGATGCAATCATCCAGCGGGCGCCACAAAGCCTTCTCTACATGTGCCTCACACCTGGATACCATCACCATCTTCTATGGTACTATCTTGTTTCTGTACTCTGTGCCCAACTCCAAGAATTCAAAGCTCACATTCAAAGTGGCCTCTTTGTTTTATACACTGGTGATTCCCATGGTCAACCCCCTGATTTACAGTGTGAGGAATAAAGATGTGAAGgatacaatcagaaaaataatggatattaaatttataattttcctcCACTCATCTTCTCGAGATCTTTAA